The following are encoded together in the candidate division WOR-3 bacterium genome:
- a CDS encoding PepSY domain-containing protein, protein MKKFRQLDSKLRMRWDHKLKASAFISRKIAEPFEGKPERMIIGAALEFLDENKSLLRMKDPKEELKLIKKVRDSKGNTCVVMQQMHNGIPVEGGIARVQFDPNRAINLLTNKYQPEIEIDTKPKIEVEDAIQIALKDAKDGKPEEGYSPKLCIYQRKDKTYLAYNVHIDDLEHERELHYYIDTHNGKIIHKNALRNIGSGVGVYSGSGSLSTVLDGTIYKLIHNIRMSSGGPEIRTCDLDGTTNNCSDANISEDSDNNWN, encoded by the coding sequence ATGAAGAAGTTTAGACAGTTGGATTCTAAATTGCGAATGAGATGGGATCACAAGTTAAAAGCATCTGCTTTTATCTCTAGGAAAATTGCCGAGCCTTTTGAAGGAAAGCCCGAACGAATGATTATAGGAGCAGCCCTTGAATTCCTTGATGAAAACAAATCGCTCTTAAGAATGAAAGATCCCAAAGAAGAGCTCAAGCTTATAAAAAAGGTGAGAGACTCTAAAGGAAATACCTGCGTTGTTATGCAACAGATGCATAATGGAATACCAGTAGAAGGAGGCATAGCTCGAGTCCAATTTGATCCTAACCGTGCAATCAATTTACTTACCAATAAGTATCAGCCTGAGATTGAGATAGATACCAAACCCAAGATCGAAGTTGAAGATGCAATTCAAATTGCTCTAAAAGATGCTAAGGATGGGAAGCCCGAAGAAGGGTACTCTCCAAAACTTTGTATTTATCAACGAAAAGATAAAACTTATCTCGCTTATAATGTTCATATTGATGACTTAGAGCATGAAAGAGAGCTTCACTACTATATAGATACTCACAATGGTAAAATTATCCATAAAAATGCGTTGAGAAACATTGGAAGTGGGGTCGGTGTATATTCAGGAAGTGGTTCTCTAAGTACTGTTCTAGATGGGACTATCTATAAGTTAATTCACAATATCCGAATGTCTTCTGGAGGACCAGAAATAAGAACTTGTGATTTAGACGGCACCACTAATAATTGCAGTGATGCCAATATCAGCGAAGACAGTGACAATAACTGGAATTAA